The genomic window CAGAagggaattcaattcaatccaaacaattcaattcaatctacaCAATTCAATTCATGggatacaattcaattcaattcaaattcaaggGACAAAatggaaattcaattcaaatccaattcaattcaagagaTCCAATTCACAGAAAAGAAAGCAGGAAACAAATGCTTCTGAAAGCAACTGGTGAAGGAGCTGGATGTTCTGTCCGGGAAGGAAGTCAGTGTCCGGGTATCAGGGTATGTAGCTCCGAGAGGGCGCTGCCTGCGTGAAGCAGTCGAATCTCTTAGTCCCCCACAGCTTGCAGCACTCGTGCCACAAGGTAATGACCAAGAATTCTTCATCACAGTACTGGTCCAGTGAACTCATCCACTGAAAGAGACGTCAGGGATTCAGGTTGAAACAGcagagaaacatgcccttcggcccaacccctcCGTACTAACCCAGGTACCAAACCAGGCTGAACCCACTGAGAATTATTGTGcaacacagcacaaaaacaagcctttcggcccacagtaaccaagatgtcccatccctactagtcccacctgcccacatttggctcatatccttcttaacatttcctctccatgtacctgtccaaatgtcttttaaatgctgttatagtccttgcctcaacgacttcctctggcagctggttccatgtacccaccactctctgtgtgaaaaacttgccccaccGGTTCCTGTttgaactttcccctctcaccgtagaacctgtgccctctggtgttgGAGTCCGTGACCCTGGTGATAAGTCTAAGCTCCTCATGACTCTgtgcaacatagaacagtacagtgcaggtaCAGACCCttgttttctccatagatgctgcctgacctgcagttactctagcactttgtgtcttctccgtagatgctgcctgacctgcagttactccagcactttgtgtcttctccatagatgctgcctgacctgcagttactccagcactttgtgtcttctccatagatgctgcctgacccactgagttactctagcactttgtgtcttctccatagatgctgcctgacctgcagagttactctagcactttgtgtcttctccatagatgctgcctgacctgagttactccagcactttgtgtcttctccatagatgctgcctgacccactgagttactctagcactttgtgtcttctccatagatgctgcctgacctgcagagttactccagcactttgtgtcttctccatagatgctgcctgacctgcagagttactccagtactttgtcccttctcaatagatgctgcctgacctgcaattACTTTGCCTCACTGGGAAATCTCAGTTGTGTttgatagagggagtacagagaaggttcaccagactgattcctgggatgtcaggactttcatatgaagaaagactggatagactcggtttgtactcgctagaagttagaagattgaggggggatcttatagaaacttacaaaattcttgaggggttggacaggctagatgcaggaagattgttcccgatgttggggaagtccagaacaaggggccacacacagtttaaggataagggggaagtcttttagcactgagatgagaaaaacattttttttcccacacagagagtggtgaatctgtggaattctctgccacagaaggtagttgaggccacagttcattggccatatttaagagggagttagatgtggcccttgtggctaaagggatcagggggtatggagagatgtgtACACCAatccgttcttcccccgcacaattaaagcatggaataatctccaccctactatagttacccaaccagatgcaactacatttaaagtagctctttctttccaataaccctttctggcttaagccctcccttcaccacctccacagtttaaattccatttggaatattttggaggaccaagaaaccaagaaccaagagagaaggcaggtacgggatactgagttggatgatcagccatgatcatattgaatggcggtgcaggctcgaaatgcatggtgatgcaggctcgaagggctgaatggcctctactcctgcacctattgtctatgtttctatagaacgCTCCCACCCAATACAAGACCTCCTCCCTGCCCCCCGGGCGGTACGATGGGCATCGCGGATCCTCACCCCGGACAGCGCACACGGCAGCCGCGTCCACCTGTTCTGACCAGCGCAACATTTGGCGTACgcctcctccattctctgcaGCGCGTTGGCCTGGCGGCGAAGTTGTTTGAAGTTGGTGCCGGGTCGCCAGTCGGGAGGGTCGCTCTTCCTCTGCCCCACGTACCGGCAGATGATGCCAATGTTGCGACCGTCCGGGCACTCGCGGGGAAAGGTGAAGGTCAGCTTCCTCTTGGCGAGACCTCCCCGGGTCTCCCCGTCCATCAGCGACCCAACCAAGGGCAGGGCCTTCTCCTCCGAGACCCCTCTGGCCACGTCATCTAATTCAGGACAACATTAGGTCActaagtcaggatggaacctgggtctccagcaccatgaggcagcagctctacccgctgcgccgttGTGACATTGCCCGTCCTCTACCAGGTGTGCCCACAAaacccccagtcccccccccccccccctcacactcacACTGTACGCCTAgtttatagcaatgttacaacattttgagattttaaaaatcaagtctgcaatttatcccatcagataaagcataacaataagtttaatttgacaccaaattcactttcatatctcaagtattaaaaaagttatggccattttcatactcggaaattagcatcttgttccctattgattttcaatggacattacaaaaaagctgtgatcttggataatcaaaggctcatttcttaaggaaagattaacatttttaaatagcctaagtgtccaaagattattcacaaataattcacaatataacatgattttttatatctaatttacattaatttataggccaaatggaaggaatttagtgttcaattgctgtaaataaatgcccatttaaatcggctttctagtgggtttctgtgaacgcgctggtttagaacgttgacagcgcgctggattagtggcctcaaatgccgagaaaaatactgcgggatataaaaagcccaaaaggaactactcgctatagataacttgatatatagggttatatatatgccccatttaatgtaaaaataaggtacatacttttaattgtttgctttataaaaccctggggctgcgagatgttgcggaatcagagagtaattttaaactattataactataatatcgaggcctataaaactaataataccttttgcgaccgggtcttgcagcgatttttcgttaatgatttactaggctgaacatctgcgattagtacagcctagtaaaaatcgcgttttaaacccgccccctccaaacagcgccaaaatcgcggacctggctgtgggcagattcccaatggcgattcaggtaggttttgtaacatacctatagtttagagatacagcacggaaacaggcacttcggccggcagagtccgcgctgaccagcgatccccgtacacactagcaccatcctacacactaaggactatttaaccaagccaatcaaccaacaaccttgtacgtctttggagtgtgggaggaaaccggagcacccggagaatacccacgcaggtcacaggcagatggacacaaaaagctggagtaactcagcgggacaggcagcatctctggagagaaggaatgggtgacgtttcgggtcgagaccctgcttcaaacttcagagataaaatgtagtcggagacagtaagactggtgggagaactgggaagacggaggggatggagagagagggaagcaagggctggagtgaaggaaaaggtgacgtttctggtcgagacagagtcgtgggagagggagacacagagataaggaagggtaagatgtgaaaacaagacatcaaaggggatggggatcaaggaacatgtagaacagATCAATGATAGTTGGGAGAAggggacaacaaagcaaacagataaaatgtagtcagggaCAGtccgactggtgggagaactgggaagggagaagggatggagagagagggaaagcaagggctacttgaagttggagaagtcaatgttcatactgctggggtggaagctgcccaagcgaaatatgaggtgctgctcctccaatttgtgcgctgggcctcactctgacagtggaggagacccaggacagaaaggtcagtgtgggaatgggaggggaagttaaagtgtttggcaaccaggagatcaggtacgttcaggcggactgagccgaggtgttcagcgaaacgatcgccgagcctgcgtttggaGATTACggagagagcgtacaaactccgtacaggcagcacctgtagtcaggatgactctcgggtctccggtgctgtgaggcagcagctctgccgctgtgccatcgtCCC from Leucoraja erinacea ecotype New England unplaced genomic scaffold, Leri_hhj_1 Leri_110S, whole genome shotgun sequence includes these protein-coding regions:
- the LOC129715308 gene encoding extracellular matrix protein 1-like; amino-acid sequence: MDGETRGGLAKRKLTFTFPRECPDGRNIGIICRYVGQRKSDPPDWRPGTNFKQLRRQANALQRMEEAYAKCCAGQNRWTRLPCALSGWMSSLDQYCDEEFLVITLWHECCKLWGTKRFDCFTQAAPSRSYIP